The Thiothrix subterranea genome has a segment encoding these proteins:
- a CDS encoding 2-oxoglutarate dehydrogenase E1 component yields MNKGEAQATAWSADTQLDGNSLLYLEEMYERYLQEPASIPASWQHYFDALPSVNGQERDTRHSLVKDYFRAYAAKPQAVIAPAASNVDMEHERKQVKVLQLINAYRFLGHFHAKTNPLDENTPAFVKELTLAYHSLSEADLNTTFNTGSLVAPDQLTLREIIAQLEATYCGSIGVQYMHTTSTEQKRWVQQRLESVRSTPTFSPAEKLEILDRLTAAEGLERYLHTNYVGQKRFSLEGGESLIPMLNTLIQHGGSLGAQEMVIGMAHRGRLNVLVNVLGKAPALLFGEFEGKYANNGDRTGDVKYHMGFASDMMTPGGPLHVAMAFNPSHLEIVGPVVQGAVRARQDRWDDAGGDKIIPVVLHGDAAFAGQGVNMEMLQMADTRGYRTYGTIHIVINNQVGFTTSTAADARSTYYCTDIAKMVDSPVFHVNGDDPEAVVLVTQIAFDFRAKFDKDVVIDLVCYRRHGHNEADEPSATQPVMYRKIRALPTTRELYARRLSSEGVITAEEAQERVQRCRQQLTNGAPTVPHLLEKGEVQNPHPVKWGRFTAGAWDMPVDTTISVEAVKNLGAKLTVHPEDFKLNSRVARIVADRKKMAAGEQLMDWGFCENLAYASLIDEGYPIRLSGEDCGRGTFFHRHAVFHEQESGATFVPLQHLSEAQMPFVVIDSLLSEEAVLAFEYGYATTEANTLVIWEAQFGDFANCAQVVIDQFISSGEQKWGRLCGLVMLLPHGFEGQGPEHSSARLERYLQLCAQNNMQVCVPSTPAQAFHMLRRQMVRDYRTPLIVMTPKSLLRHPLAVNSMEDLTERGFQNVIDEIDVLDPLKVTRLVMCSGKVYYDLLEQRRKAGLDDVALVRIEQIYPFPEADMNVILDRYPNIAVNVWCQEEPLNQGAWLSIQPALRLVLGGMARLDVVSRPASASPAVGSAKVHAAQQQELVNNALGIRVES; encoded by the coding sequence ATGAACAAAGGAGAAGCGCAGGCTACGGCCTGGAGTGCGGATACACAATTAGACGGTAACAGCCTGCTGTACCTAGAAGAGATGTATGAGCGTTATTTGCAAGAACCAGCATCCATACCCGCGAGTTGGCAGCACTATTTTGATGCATTGCCGTCAGTTAACGGGCAGGAGCGTGACACGCGCCATTCGCTGGTAAAAGACTATTTCCGCGCTTATGCGGCAAAGCCTCAAGCCGTTATCGCCCCTGCTGCGAGTAATGTCGACATGGAACACGAGCGTAAACAGGTTAAAGTGTTACAGCTTATCAATGCTTACCGCTTCCTCGGTCACTTCCACGCTAAAACTAATCCGCTGGATGAGAATACCCCGGCGTTTGTGAAGGAATTAACGCTGGCGTATCACTCGCTGAGTGAGGCGGATCTGAATACCACCTTTAACACCGGTTCATTGGTTGCCCCTGATCAACTGACCTTGCGTGAAATCATTGCGCAATTAGAGGCCACGTATTGTGGGTCAATTGGGGTGCAATACATGCACACCACCAGCACCGAGCAAAAGCGCTGGGTGCAACAACGTTTAGAAAGTGTGCGTTCTACCCCCACGTTTAGCCCGGCTGAGAAGTTGGAGATCCTCGACCGTCTTACCGCCGCAGAAGGTTTAGAGCGTTACCTGCACACCAACTACGTCGGGCAAAAGCGTTTCTCATTGGAAGGCGGCGAAAGCTTGATTCCGATGCTCAATACCCTGATTCAGCACGGCGGCAGCTTGGGTGCGCAGGAAATGGTCATCGGCATGGCACACCGGGGGCGTCTCAATGTGCTGGTCAATGTATTGGGTAAAGCACCCGCGCTACTGTTCGGCGAGTTTGAAGGCAAATACGCCAATAACGGCGACCGTACCGGCGATGTGAAATACCACATGGGTTTTGCTTCCGACATGATGACCCCCGGCGGTCCCTTGCACGTGGCAATGGCATTCAACCCCTCGCATTTGGAAATCGTCGGTCCGGTGGTGCAAGGTGCGGTTCGTGCCCGCCAAGACCGTTGGGATGATGCCGGTGGCGACAAAATTATTCCGGTGGTATTGCACGGGGATGCGGCGTTTGCGGGGCAGGGCGTGAACATGGAAATGCTGCAAATGGCGGATACCCGTGGCTACCGCACTTACGGCACGATTCATATTGTGATTAACAATCAGGTGGGTTTTACCACCAGTACTGCCGCCGATGCGCGTTCCACCTATTACTGCACCGACATTGCCAAGATGGTCGATTCGCCTGTCTTCCACGTCAACGGCGATGACCCGGAAGCGGTGGTGTTGGTGACACAAATCGCTTTCGATTTCCGCGCGAAATTCGATAAGGATGTGGTGATTGATTTGGTGTGCTACCGCCGCCACGGTCACAATGAAGCCGATGAGCCATCCGCTACGCAACCGGTGATGTACCGCAAAATTCGCGCATTACCGACCACCCGCGAATTGTACGCACGCCGTTTGAGCAGCGAAGGGGTTATTACGGCAGAAGAGGCGCAGGAACGGGTGCAACGTTGCCGCCAGCAATTGACCAACGGTGCGCCGACCGTACCGCATTTGCTGGAAAAGGGTGAAGTGCAGAATCCACACCCGGTTAAGTGGGGACGTTTTACCGCCGGTGCATGGGATATGCCCGTGGATACCACGATCAGTGTGGAAGCTGTCAAAAACCTCGGTGCCAAGCTCACTGTGCACCCGGAAGATTTCAAGCTGAATTCCCGCGTTGCCCGTATCGTCGCTGATCGCAAGAAAATGGCAGCAGGCGAACAATTGATGGATTGGGGTTTCTGTGAAAACTTGGCTTACGCCTCGCTGATTGACGAAGGCTACCCGATTCGCTTGTCAGGTGAAGACTGTGGTCGCGGTACGTTTTTCCATCGCCATGCGGTATTCCATGAGCAGGAAAGCGGCGCAACGTTTGTACCCTTGCAACACCTTTCCGAAGCGCAAATGCCGTTTGTGGTCATCGACTCCTTGCTTTCGGAAGAAGCAGTGCTGGCATTTGAATACGGTTATGCCACTACCGAAGCCAATACCCTCGTCATTTGGGAGGCGCAATTCGGTGACTTCGCCAATTGTGCGCAAGTGGTGATTGACCAGTTTATCAGCTCCGGTGAACAGAAATGGGGGCGCTTGTGCGGGCTGGTGATGTTATTGCCACACGGCTTTGAAGGGCAGGGGCCGGAACACTCTTCAGCGCGGTTGGAACGATACTTGCAGTTGTGCGCTCAAAACAATATGCAGGTGTGTGTGCCAAGTACGCCTGCGCAAGCGTTCCACATGTTGCGCCGCCAGATGGTGCGTGATTACCGCACCCCGCTGATTGTGATGACCCCGAAAAGCTTGTTGCGCCATCCCTTGGCGGTGAACAGCATGGAAGACTTGACTGAACGTGGTTTCCAGAATGTCATCGACGAAATCGACGTGCTGGATCCGCTGAAGGTAACGCGCTTGGTCATGTGCAGCGGCAAGGTGTATTACGACCTGCTGGAACAGCGCCGTAAAGCGGGGCTGGATGACGTGGCCTTGGTGCGTATTGAACAGATCTACCCGTTCCCAGAAGCGGATATGAATGTGATATTGGATCGTTACCCGAACATCGCCGTGAACGTCTGGTGTCAGGAAGAGCCGTTGAATCAGGGCGCATGGTTGAGCATTCAGCCCGCGTTGCGTCTCGTATTGGGTGGTATGGCGCGTTTGGATGTGGTGAGCCGCCCCGCTTCAGCGTCGCCTGCGGTGGGTAGCGCCAAAGTTCATGCTGCACAGCAGCAAGAATTGGTGAATAATGCCTTAGGAATTAGGGTTGAGTCATGA
- a CDS encoding GntR family transcriptional regulator, whose amino-acid sequence MAFLTACKLQDPVTIADKLFLDLRRAILEGEIPAGKKISEPELAAAYGVSRGSLREAIGKLENCNLVTRKPNIGARIIGFSTEQLLEIYQIREATEGMAARLAAEHMTAEELVHLRKILERHQAEIAQHQSYSQHDVDLDFHFSIIQGSKNKRLIRMLCQDLYDLVRFYRFRLKSGFSRSEQAFQEHNLIVSAIERRDGEMAETLMRHHIRASRDYACKLLEQMPISDT is encoded by the coding sequence ATGGCCTTTCTGACTGCCTGCAAATTGCAGGATCCGGTAACGATTGCAGACAAGTTATTTCTTGATTTGCGGCGTGCCATTTTGGAGGGTGAAATCCCCGCTGGGAAAAAAATTAGTGAGCCAGAGCTGGCAGCAGCTTATGGCGTGAGCAGAGGTTCGTTGCGTGAAGCGATCGGCAAACTGGAAAACTGCAACTTGGTGACGCGCAAGCCCAATATTGGTGCACGCATCATCGGATTTTCCACAGAACAACTGTTGGAAATTTACCAAATACGCGAAGCCACCGAAGGTATGGCAGCCCGACTCGCCGCCGAACACATGACGGCAGAGGAATTGGTACATTTGCGCAAGATTCTGGAACGTCACCAAGCCGAAATTGCCCAGCACCAAAGCTATTCACAACACGACGTTGACTTGGATTTTCACTTTTCGATTATTCAAGGCAGCAAAAATAAACGCCTGATTCGCATGTTATGTCAGGACTTGTATGACTTGGTACGCTTCTACCGTTTCCGCCTCAAGTCCGGGTTTAGTCGCAGCGAACAGGCATTTCAGGAACACAACCTGATCGTGTCAGCCATTGAGCGGCGCGACGGGGAAATGGCGGAAACGCTGATGCGCCATCATATCCGGGCTTCGCGGGATTATGCCTGCAAGTTGTTGGAACAGATGCCGATCTCAGACACCTAG
- the sdhC gene encoding succinate dehydrogenase, cytochrome b556 subunit, with protein sequence MKTANKRPLSPHLQVYKPQLTSVLSIMHRGTGVVLAIGTLLVTYWLAAIAGGAESFANASAILGSWFGKLVLFGWSWALFYHLSNGIRHLVWDSGHGFDLPSVYLGGKIAVGASLALTILLWLVA encoded by the coding sequence ATGAAGACCGCGAACAAACGACCGCTTTCACCCCACTTGCAGGTGTATAAGCCGCAACTCACGTCGGTGCTGTCGATCATGCACCGAGGCACGGGGGTGGTGTTGGCTATCGGCACATTGCTGGTGACGTATTGGCTGGCAGCCATTGCCGGGGGTGCGGAATCTTTTGCGAATGCCAGCGCGATCCTTGGCTCATGGTTTGGCAAACTGGTGTTGTTTGGTTGGTCTTGGGCGCTGTTTTATCACTTATCCAACGGTATCCGCCATTTGGTATGGGATAGCGGGCATGGCTTCGATCTGCCTAGCGTTTACCTGGGCGGCAAAATCGCAGTGGGCGCATCGTTGGCTCTCACTATCCTGCTTTGGCTTGTTGCCTGA
- the sdhD gene encoding succinate dehydrogenase, hydrophobic membrane anchor protein: MSLLTPFKRASGLGTTSGVSHWWIQRVTAVALIPLVLWMVFSVAAHTGDDYASVAAWFAQPFTTTMLTLFVFTAFFHASLGLTVVIEDYVHHEGIKLAALIGMKLVLVLLGTSSILSILRVAFAG; this comes from the coding sequence ATGAGTTTATTGACACCTTTCAAACGTGCCAGCGGTCTGGGAACGACCAGCGGGGTTAGCCATTGGTGGATACAGCGCGTCACTGCCGTTGCCCTGATTCCACTGGTTTTGTGGATGGTATTTTCGGTGGCAGCCCACACGGGTGATGATTATGCCAGCGTTGCAGCCTGGTTTGCGCAACCGTTCACCACTACCATGTTGACCTTGTTTGTGTTCACCGCGTTCTTTCATGCCAGTCTGGGGTTAACCGTGGTGATTGAAGATTATGTGCATCACGAAGGCATCAAACTTGCCGCATTGATAGGCATGAAATTGGTACTGGTATTGCTGGGAACGAGCAGCATTTTGAGCATCTTACGGGTCGCATTCGCGGGCTAA
- the sdhA gene encoding succinate dehydrogenase flavoprotein subunit, whose product MTEYKIEHHTYDVVVVGAGGAGLRATFGMAVKGLSTACITKVFPTRSHTVAAQGGMSAALGNMGPDKWQWHMYDTVKGSDWLGDQDAIEYMCREAIPAVIELEHQGVPFSRTEEGRIYQRPFGGMTTEFGKGIAHRTCAAADRTGHAILHTLYQQSLRHDAVFFIEHFATDLIMDEEGVCRGVLAWDLANGILRIFRAQKVVLATGGYGRAYFSATSAHTCTGDGNGMVTRAGLPLQDMEFTQFHPTGIYGAGCLITEGVRGEGGYLTNAKGERFMERYAPNAKDLASRDVVSRSMTIEINEGRGVGAKQDHIHLHLEHLGPEVIHERLPGIAESARIFAGVDVTKEPIPVLPTVHYNMGGIPTNYHGEVVTLKDGEPDSVVPGLMAIGECACVSVHGANRLGSNSLLDIVVFGRAAANRCAETVTPGATQPELPAAGVEKVLARFKRIHYGNGNTSTAQIREAMQHTMQKHAAVFRTAETLQEGVDKMNEIYASFNDVAVKDRSLVWNSDLMETFELANLLDCAQTSIQCAMNREESRGAHAREDFPDRNDDEWMKHSIAWVDDAGKVSIDYRPVHTYTLTDDIEYIAPKKRVY is encoded by the coding sequence ATGACTGAATACAAAATTGAACATCATACCTACGATGTCGTCGTCGTGGGTGCTGGCGGCGCGGGTTTGCGTGCCACGTTCGGGATGGCGGTAAAAGGCTTGTCCACGGCATGTATTACCAAAGTATTCCCAACCCGTAGCCATACCGTGGCCGCACAAGGTGGCATGTCCGCCGCACTCGGCAATATGGGGCCTGACAAGTGGCAATGGCACATGTACGACACCGTAAAAGGCTCGGACTGGCTGGGCGACCAAGACGCGATTGAATACATGTGCCGCGAAGCGATTCCGGCGGTGATCGAACTGGAACACCAAGGTGTGCCGTTTTCGCGCACGGAAGAAGGCCGTATTTATCAGCGTCCCTTCGGCGGGATGACCACCGAATTTGGTAAAGGCATTGCGCACCGCACCTGTGCAGCGGCTGACCGCACCGGTCACGCGATTTTACACACGCTGTATCAGCAATCCTTGCGTCACGATGCGGTATTTTTCATTGAGCATTTCGCTACCGACCTGATTATGGATGAGGAAGGCGTGTGCCGTGGGGTACTGGCGTGGGATTTAGCCAACGGTATTCTGCGTATTTTCCGGGCGCAGAAAGTGGTGCTGGCAACCGGCGGTTACGGGCGTGCGTATTTCTCGGCGACTTCAGCGCATACCTGTACGGGTGACGGTAACGGCATGGTGACGCGGGCAGGTTTACCATTGCAAGACATGGAATTCACCCAGTTCCACCCGACCGGCATTTACGGCGCGGGCTGTTTGATTACCGAAGGGGTGCGCGGCGAAGGCGGCTACCTGACCAATGCCAAGGGTGAACGTTTTATGGAACGTTACGCCCCGAATGCCAAAGACTTGGCGTCGCGTGACGTGGTGAGCCGTTCCATGACCATTGAAATCAATGAAGGGCGTGGCGTTGGCGCGAAACAAGACCATATTCATCTGCATTTGGAACACTTAGGCCCTGAAGTGATTCACGAACGTCTGCCGGGGATCGCTGAAAGTGCGCGTATCTTTGCCGGTGTAGATGTCACCAAAGAACCGATTCCGGTACTGCCAACCGTGCATTACAACATGGGCGGCATTCCCACCAACTACCACGGCGAAGTGGTCACGCTGAAAGACGGCGAACCCGATAGCGTGGTTCCCGGCTTGATGGCGATTGGTGAGTGCGCTTGTGTATCGGTGCACGGTGCTAACCGCCTAGGCTCGAACTCTTTGCTCGACATCGTGGTATTCGGACGCGCTGCTGCCAACCGTTGTGCGGAAACCGTTACCCCCGGCGCGACGCAACCTGAATTGCCTGCGGCAGGTGTGGAAAAAGTATTGGCACGTTTCAAGCGCATCCATTACGGCAATGGCAATACCAGCACCGCGCAAATCCGTGAAGCCATGCAGCACACCATGCAAAAGCACGCGGCGGTCTTCCGTACTGCTGAAACTTTGCAAGAAGGTGTCGATAAAATGAATGAGATTTACGCCAGCTTCAATGATGTTGCGGTGAAAGACCGCAGCTTGGTGTGGAACTCTGACTTGATGGAAACCTTCGAGTTAGCCAATTTGCTGGATTGCGCCCAAACCTCGATTCAATGCGCCATGAACCGTGAAGAAAGCCGGGGCGCTCATGCCCGCGAGGACTTCCCGGATCGTAACGATGATGAGTGGATGAAACATTCGATCGCGTGGGTCGATGACGCTGGCAAAGTATCCATCGACTACCGCCCCGTCCACACCTACACGTTGACGGATGACATTGAATACATCGCACCGAAGAAACGGGTTTACTAA
- a CDS encoding succinate dehydrogenase iron-sulfur subunit — protein MAEFNLPANSIIKSGKTWAAPTGATRVKNFRVYRYDPDSGENPRWDTYEIDLDQCGPMVLDALLKIKNEIDPTLTFRRSCREGICGSCSMNIDGTNTLACIKAIEACEGDVQISPLPHMEVVKDLIPDLTHFYAQYASIKPWMQTQTPAPPDRERLQSPEDRKKLDNHYECILCACCSTSCPSYWWNSDRYLGPAVLLQANRWVVDSRDEATGERLDNLEDPFKLYRCHTIMNCTNTCPKGLNPAKSIAELKKKMIERR, from the coding sequence ATGGCTGAATTTAACTTACCTGCCAACTCGATCATCAAGAGTGGCAAAACTTGGGCTGCCCCTACCGGTGCGACCCGCGTGAAAAATTTCCGCGTTTACCGTTATGACCCGGATAGCGGCGAAAATCCGCGTTGGGATACCTACGAAATCGACCTCGACCAATGCGGACCGATGGTGTTGGATGCTTTGCTGAAGATCAAGAACGAGATTGATCCGACCTTGACCTTCCGCCGCTCTTGCCGTGAAGGGATTTGCGGCTCGTGTTCGATGAATATCGACGGCACGAATACGCTGGCGTGTATTAAAGCGATTGAGGCTTGCGAGGGCGATGTACAAATCAGCCCCTTGCCACACATGGAAGTGGTGAAGGATTTGATCCCTGATTTGACGCATTTCTACGCGCAATACGCCTCGATCAAGCCGTGGATGCAGACCCAAACGCCTGCGCCACCGGATCGCGAACGCCTGCAATCGCCGGAAGACCGCAAGAAGCTCGACAATCACTACGAATGCATTTTATGCGCGTGCTGCTCAACATCTTGCCCTAGCTACTGGTGGAACAGTGACCGTTATTTGGGGCCTGCGGTCTTGCTGCAAGCCAATCGTTGGGTAGTGGATAGCCGTGATGAAGCCACGGGCGAACGTTTGGACAATCTGGAAGACCCGTTCAAACTTTACCGTTGCCACACCATTATGAACTGTACCAACACTTGCCCTAAGGGATTGAACCCGGCGAAATCAATTGCAGAACTGAAGAAAAAAATGATCGAACGGCGTTAA
- a CDS encoding FAD assembly factor SdhE, whose translation MSELSRVKMRCRRGLKELDVIFQHYLERHYNSASTTELQRLDELLAMQDPLIWDMLLDAIPFPDQYTDLIAKLRVVND comes from the coding sequence ATGAGTGAACTTTCCCGCGTAAAAATGCGCTGTCGGCGTGGTTTGAAAGAGCTGGATGTGATTTTCCAGCACTATTTAGAACGCCATTACAACAGTGCCAGCACCACGGAATTGCAACGCTTAGACGAATTACTGGCAATGCAAGACCCGCTCATCTGGGATATGCTGTTAGACGCAATCCCCTTCCCTGACCAATACACCGACCTGATTGCTAAGCTGCGTGTCGTCAATGACTGA
- a CDS encoding FAD assembly factor SdhE: protein MTEQQAERLVRLRWACRRTLQVLDQPLGRFLQDCFQTLDMGEQFAFERLLKSKDQEILDWLIGNRQPRDTGMCAIIEKVRQHHDNTAGE, encoded by the coding sequence ATGACTGAACAACAAGCCGAACGACTGGTACGCTTGCGCTGGGCATGTCGACGTACTTTGCAGGTACTGGATCAACCCTTGGGACGTTTTTTACAGGATTGTTTCCAAACACTCGATATGGGCGAGCAATTTGCGTTCGAGCGTTTATTAAAATCCAAAGATCAGGAAATTCTTGATTGGTTAATTGGCAATCGCCAGCCCCGCGATACGGGTATGTGCGCTATTATTGAAAAAGTACGCCAACACCATGACAACACCGCCGGAGAATAG
- a CDS encoding rhodanese-like domain-containing protein: protein MPELHDLSPTAAYDLLQTTPHSILVDIRSAMEYLFVGHPVGSVHIAWIDEPDWDINPHFASEVEQLLTSRFQELPPKAAQVVLICRSGKRSREAASALLEAGFQHVMHIDEGFEGERDNQHHRGTLGGWRFHGLPWEQC from the coding sequence ATGCCTGAATTACACGACCTTTCCCCTACTGCCGCCTACGACTTATTGCAAACCACCCCGCACAGCATTTTGGTCGACATCCGTTCCGCTATGGAATATTTGTTTGTTGGTCATCCGGTTGGGTCAGTGCACATTGCGTGGATCGACGAACCCGATTGGGACATTAATCCGCATTTCGCCAGCGAAGTCGAACAATTGCTAACCAGCCGTTTTCAAGAATTGCCGCCCAAAGCCGCGCAAGTGGTGTTAATTTGCCGCAGTGGTAAACGTTCACGTGAAGCTGCCAGCGCGTTACTTGAAGCCGGTTTCCAACACGTCATGCACATTGACGAAGGCTTTGAAGGTGAACGGGATAACCAACATCACCGGGGAACATTGGGTGGCTGGCGTTTTCACGGTTTGCCTTGGGAACAGTGCTAA
- a CDS encoding OmpA family protein yields MKTKSLIVLLLAGIWGVGSWWWYTCKVKGFCGADATSAQVATGTAATGAAALAGAASDADNKSSADTTDTDGDGIPDAKEKTLGLDPDKEDSDGDGISDFIELARDPQDTDGDGKIDALDDDDDGDGVLTAAEKADPNGDGNVDDATDTNNNQLADYLDPAANGGDATQTADADKTDADKAVADKTAADAQAKADADKAAADKAAADAQAKADADKAAAEAQAKIDADKAAADAAQTKADADKVTMETTSPTQNGDIGPAILTFPTGSANPQLADSTKEYFEKVAQFLKDNSSAKITIVGHTDNKGDPAKNKALGLKRAEMLQKTLVDLGAPKDRVSASSEGADKPIADNNTEDGRKKNRRVEITPVK; encoded by the coding sequence ATGAAAACAAAATCATTAATCGTGCTACTGTTAGCCGGTATCTGGGGGGTAGGTAGCTGGTGGTGGTATACCTGCAAAGTGAAAGGTTTCTGCGGTGCTGATGCAACGTCCGCACAAGTCGCAACGGGTACAGCCGCAACGGGTGCGGCGGCACTGGCTGGCGCAGCATCAGATGCTGACAACAAATCAAGTGCTGATACGACCGATACCGACGGTGACGGTATTCCCGATGCCAAAGAAAAAACCTTGGGACTTGACCCTGATAAAGAAGACAGCGACGGCGACGGTATTTCTGACTTCATCGAACTGGCACGCGACCCACAAGACACCGATGGGGATGGCAAAATAGACGCGCTGGATGACGACGATGACGGGGACGGCGTATTAACAGCGGCTGAAAAAGCTGACCCCAATGGTGATGGCAATGTTGATGATGCCACCGACACCAACAATAACCAACTCGCTGATTATCTTGATCCCGCTGCCAACGGTGGTGATGCCACCCAAACAGCCGATGCTGACAAAACTGACGCTGATAAAGCCGTTGCCGACAAAACCGCTGCGGATGCACAGGCCAAAGCTGACGCTGACAAAGCTGCTGCCGACAAAGCCGCTGCGGATGCACAAGCCAAAGCCGATGCAGATAAAGCCGCTGCTGAAGCACAAGCTAAAATCGACGCTGATAAAGCCGCTGCGGATGCAGCACAAACCAAAGCTGATGCCGATAAAGTCACCATGGAAACCACTAGTCCCACTCAAAACGGCGATATTGGCCCGGCTATCCTCACTTTCCCGACCGGTTCTGCTAACCCACAATTAGCTGACAGCACCAAGGAATATTTTGAGAAAGTAGCGCAGTTCCTGAAAGACAATAGCAGTGCGAAAATCACCATCGTCGGTCACACCGATAACAAGGGTGATCCCGCGAAAAACAAAGCTCTCGGTTTAAAACGTGCTGAAATGCTCCAAAAAACCTTGGTTGATCTTGGCGCTCCTAAAGACCGTGTATCTGCGTCTTCTGAAGGTGCTGACAAACCGATTGCTGATAACAATACGGAAGACGGGCGCAAGAAAAACCGCCGTGTTGAAATCACCCCTGTAAAATAA
- the pgsA gene encoding CDP-diacylglycerol--glycerol-3-phosphate 3-phosphatidyltransferase — protein MVFNLPVLLTWLRIAFIPLLVFLFYLEAPWAPLAAAILFGIAGLTDWADGYLARLWQQESSFGAFLDPVADKLIVAVALILLVEREVNVWITLATVVIIGREIVISALREWMAESGNRSKVAVAFIGKLKTTAQIIALICLLYNQDLFGILPLREIGLVALAIATVLTVWSMVQYLRSAFRS, from the coding sequence ATGGTGTTCAACCTGCCGGTGTTGCTGACGTGGCTGCGGATTGCGTTTATTCCGCTGCTGGTATTCCTGTTTTATCTGGAAGCGCCTTGGGCACCCTTGGCGGCGGCTATCTTGTTTGGGATTGCCGGTTTGACCGATTGGGCAGATGGTTATTTGGCGCGTTTGTGGCAACAGGAATCCAGTTTTGGTGCATTTCTTGACCCAGTGGCGGATAAGCTGATTGTGGCAGTCGCCCTGATTTTGCTCGTGGAACGCGAAGTGAATGTTTGGATCACGTTGGCAACGGTAGTAATTATCGGGCGCGAAATCGTGATTTCAGCGTTGCGTGAGTGGATGGCGGAATCCGGTAATCGTTCCAAAGTGGCGGTGGCTTTCATTGGCAAACTGAAAACCACCGCGCAAATCATTGCGCTGATTTGCTTATTGTATAACCAAGATTTGTTCGGAATATTGCCCTTGCGCGAAATCGGTTTGGTGGCTTTGGCAATTGCGACGGTACTGACCGTCTGGTCGATGGTGCAGTACCTGCGCAGTGCGTTTCGCTCATAA